From a single Raphanus sativus cultivar WK10039 chromosome 3, ASM80110v3, whole genome shotgun sequence genomic region:
- the LOC108832793 gene encoding uncharacterized protein LOC108832793, whose amino-acid sequence MNEVSDQKEKPYGDEKLVYEGSAARTRPTSVEEIMLRRKRKASLENVGAAQLLGNDLGVKVSDDHESGKGYDKSKEVSREEEVKNSSRKKEDDISDSTEETQDKSGKEEQVGAVQLVGYNLVEKVSDCHESEKGNDRSEKLRHVELVKDVSRNKEETISSSRDGKLDKEGTVEAAKLLGNDLVEKVSEDLASEKGNDRSKNVRHEERDEDSSRKKEDTTSSFRDEGLDKPRKKDHVEAAKLLGNDLVEKVSEYHASERELERSKKVSRESVKDSSRKKEDTTSSSREERLDKPVKKDPVDKVPDYRASEREHDRSKKLRPEERVKDSSKKKEDTISSSREEKSMKEDPVGAAQLLSNDLGEKVSDYHESKRGYHRSDKLRRQEHDKDRSRKKVEAISSSREEKLDKPTKDEEPAGNRKRKAEGKGSTAKEKIVEEDIKDRRIKKEETSSGFREERADKKIKKEDLAANRKIRVEGEFPTTEMKTRTDRDGRGVDTKMKVNRERPAEKTTEKQIHPQETGGEQGRNALEKLAGSRKRLRSLVVADIPRNENSMKPDCGNKRENQNGDHMKNRERNVSRRHDPAKLHSVEASERSEKREQPKSDQRDMRERRRSRSRDHGQDRHDPANLHSVEASERSEKREQPKSDQRDMRQRRRSRSRDHGHDREKRSSPLPISRHKRSREDRSENTAKDRSGKHHFNDNDKKVTSTVNNKSRRYSSSKSELGGYSPRKRREDASAKAASPSNLPSEKKVAKWDLPPTVTAGMFSNSGFSGLQPATQTAYPTISEASLMLLNPHIEASFRTPPAKQTSSVDSVQLTESTRRMRRLYAENVPDSASEKSLIECLNGYMLSSGSNHIKGSEPCISCIINKEKNQALVEFLTPQDASAALSLDGCSFAGSNLKIRRPKDYVETTSGELEKKEPATSALSDNVDDSSNKIFIGGFPKAISSEMLKEIVSVFGPLKAYRFVINNDLNQRCAFLEYTDGSVTPKACAGLNGMKLGGSVITAVCALPDASSVAATENPPSYGIPEHAKPLLGKPKHILKLKNLVDPEDLPLLSEPEVKEILEDVRLECARFGVIKSINIVEHERKDISGSYTDASMNQESKEVNVSVIPEKEEVSKKVDDTADNVDNGDVVRSDSSTGDNKLCEPLSVTALETITQANEDHDSTEQGNCEKLFGVSEAVTPQVGSTRAQDDADIPQEEVGSARTQEEPEIPQEEVGSALAQDEPENPQEVGSARAVKTRWDSGDKMEEEQDPKDVFEPGCIFIEYGRPEATRAAAHSLHGRLYENKVVKAEYVSKEVYKIRFPSG is encoded by the exons ATGAACGAAGTTAGTGATCAAAAGGAAAAGCCTTATGGAGATGAAAAGCTTGTCTACGAAGGATCTGCTGCTCGAACAAGGCCTACAAGCGTTGAGGAGATTATGCTAAGGAGGAAGAGGAAAGCGTCCTTGGAAAATGTAGGAGCAGCTCAGTTACTGGGTAACGATCTTGGTGTCAAGGTTTCTGACGATCATGAGTCTGGAAAAGGGTATGATAAATCTAAGGAAGTGAGTCGTGAAGAAGAGGTTAAGAACAgttcaagaaagaaagaagatgacATTTCTGATTCCACAGAGGAAACACAAGATAAATCAGGGAAAGAAGAACAGGTGGGAGCAGTTCAGTTAGTCGGTTACAATCTTGTTGAGAAGGTTTCCGACTGTCATGAGTCTGAAAAAGGGAATGATAGGTCCGAGAAACTGAGGCATGTAGAGCTTGTTAAGGATGTTTCAAGAAATAAAGAAGAGACCATTTCTAGTTCTAGAGATGGAAAACTAGATAAAGAGGGCACTGTTGAAGCAGCTAAGCTACTGGGCAACGATCTTGTTGAGAAGGTTTCTGAAGATCTTGCTTCTGAAAAAGGGAATGATAGGTCCAAGAATGTAAGGCATGAAGAGCGTGACGAAGACAGctcaagaaagaaagaagatacCACTTCTAGTTTCAGGGATGAAGGACTAGATAAACCGAGGAAAAAGGACCATGTTGAAGCAGCTAAGTTACTGGGTAATGATCTTGTTGAGAAGGTCTCGGAGTATCATGCGTCTGAAAGAGAGCTTGAAAGATCCAAGAAAGTGAGTCGTGAAAGTGTTAAGGACAGctcaagaaagaaagaagacacTACTTCTAGTTCTAGGGAAGAAAGACTAGATAAACCAGTGAAAAAGGACCCTGTTGATAAGGTTCCTGACTACCGTGCGTCCGAAAGAGAGCATGACAGATCCAAGAAATTAAGACCTGAAGAACGCGTTAAGGACagttcaaaaaagaaagaagataccATTTCTAGTTCTAGAGAAGAAAAATCGATGAAAGAGGATCCTGTAGGAGCAGCTCAGCTACTGAGTAACGATCTTGGTGAGAAGGTTTCTGACTATCATGAGTCTAAAAGAGGGTATCATAGATCTGATAAACTGAGGCGTCAAGAACATGATAAAGACAGGTCAAGAAAGAAGGTGGAAGCCATTTCTAGTTCTAGAGAAGAAAAACTAGATAAACCAACAAAAGATGAGGAGCCTGCTGGCAATAGAAAACGGAAGGCAGAAGGAAAGGGTTCTACAGCTAAAGAAAAAATAGTGGAAGAAGATATTAAGGATAGAcgaataaagaaagaagaaactagTTCTGGTTTTAGGGAGGAAAGAGCAGATAAAAAGATAAAGAAGGAAGACCTTGCTGCAAACAGAAAAATAAGGGTTGAAGGAGAATTTCCTACAACTGAAATGAAAACAAGGACAGATAGAGATGGGCGTGGTGTGGATACCAAAATGAAGGTAAACAGAGAAAGGCCTGCTGAAAAGACAACTGAAAAGCAGATTCATCCACAGGAAACAGGCGGAGAACAAGGAAGAAATGCTCTCGAAAAATTAGCTGGTAGTAGGAAGCGTCTTAGAAGTCTAGTGGTGGCAGACATACCACGAAATGAAAATAGTATGAAACCTGACTGTGGAAACAAGAGAGAGAATCAAAATGGAGATCATATGAAGAATAGGGAGAGAAATGTGTCCAGGAGGCATGATCCAGCAAAACTGCACAGTGTTGAAGCTTCAGAGAGATCGGAAAAAAGGGAACAGCCCAAATCGGATCAACGTGAcatgagagagagaaggagatcaAGAAGTCGAGATCATGGGCAGGATAGGCATGATCCAGCAAACCTGCACAGTGTTGAAGCTTCAGAGAGATCGGAAAAAAGGGAACAACCCAAATCGGATCAACGTGACATGAGACAGAGAAGGAGATCAAGAAGTCGAGATCATGGGCATGATAGGGAGAAAAGGTCATCTCCCTTACCAATATCGCGTCATAAAAGAAGCCGTGAGGATCGCTCTGAAAATACTGCTAAGGATAGGTCAGGAAAGCATCATTTTAACGATAATGATAAAAAGGTGACAAGCACCGTAAATAACAAGTCTAGACGGTATAGTTCTTCCAAAAGTGAACTTGGTGGATACTCACCGCGAAAAAGAAGGGAGGACGCCTCTGCCAAGGCTGCTTCTCCATCTAATCTTCCTTCAGAGAAAAAAGTTGCTAAATGGGATCTTCCACCTACTGTAACTGCTGGCATGTTCTCGAACTCAGGGTTTTCTGGTCTCCAACCAGCCACTCAGACAGCATATCCTACCATTAGCGAGGCTTCCTTGATGCTTTTGAACCCACATATAGAGGCATCTTTTAGGACACCACCAGCAAAGCAGACCAGTTCAGTTGATTCTGTTCAACTGACCGAATCCACCAGGCGTATGAGGAGACTTTACGCAGAAAATGTGCCAGATTCGGCCTCTGAGAAGTCTCTAATTGAATGCCTCAATGGCTATATGCTATCTTCAGGCTCCAATCACATAAAAGGAAGCGAACCATGTATAAGTTGTATT ATAAACAAGGAAAAAAATCAGGCGCTAGTTGAGTTCCTTACACCACAGGATGCTTCTGCTGCACTCTCCTTGGATGGCTGCTCCTTTGCGGgttcaaacctcaaaattcgACGCCCTAAAGACTATGTCGAGACAACA AGCGGTGAATTGGAGAAAAAGGAGCCAGCCACAAGTGCGCTAAGTGACAATGTGGATGACTCATCGAACAAG ATCTTTATTGGTGGGTTTCCAAAAGCAATTTCATCTGAAATG CTTAAGGAGATTGTCAGCGTCTTTGGACCTTTAAAAGCATACCGGTTCGTGATCAACAATGATCTCAATCAGCGATGCGCTTTCCTAGAG TACACTGATGGATCTGTTACCCCCAAAGCTTGTGCCGGCCTTAATGGTATGAAGTTAGGTGGAAGTGTAATAACTGCCGTTTGTGCACTTCCTGATGCATCATCTGTAGCG GCAACTGAGAATCCACCATCCTATGGGATACCTGAGCATGCAAAACCACTTCTTGGAAAGCCTAAGCATATCCTAAAGCTTAAAAACTTG GTTGATCCAGAAGATCTACCTTTGCTTTCCGAGCCGGAAGTGAAAGAAATTCTGGAGGACGTACGGCTAGAATGTGCCAG GTTTGGTGTTATTAAGTCGATAAACATTGTGGAACATGAGCGCAAAGATATTAGTGGTTCCTACACAGATGCATCGATGAACCAAGAATCTAAAGAAGTGAATGTGTCAGTCATACCGGAGAAAGAGGAGGTATCCAAGAAAGTGGATGACACAGCAGACAATGTAGATAATGGAGACGTTGTCAGATCAGACAGTTCGACGGGTGACAACAAGTTATGTGAACCGTTATCTGTTACTGCGCTTGAGACGATCACTCAAGCAAATGAAGATCACGACTCCACTGAACAAGGAAATTGTGAAAAGCTTTTCGGGGTAAGTGAGGCAGTGACTCCGCAAGTAGGATCAACTCGTGCTCAAGACGACGCAGATATTCCACAAGAAGAAGTAGGATCAGCCCGTACTCAAGAGGAGCCAGAGATTCCGCAAGAAGAAGTAGGATCAGCCCTTGCACAGGATGAGCCAGAGAATCCGCAAGAAGTAGGATCAGCCCGTGCTGTCAAGACAAGATGGGATAGTGGCGACAAGATGGAGGAAGAACAAGACCCCAAGGATGTGTTTGAGCCAGGCTGTATCTTCATAGAGTACGGAAGACCAGAAGCCACACGCGCTGCAGCTCATTCGTTACACGGACGGCTCTACGAGAACAAGGTTGTCAAAGCGGAATACGTTTCTAAAGAAGTTTACAAAATCAGGTTCCCAAGTGGGTAA